One window of Cryobacterium arcticum genomic DNA carries:
- a CDS encoding glycosyltransferase, producing the protein MIPAARTQNLIYVMNEFPVRSHTFVTNELLALQANGMRVQVVASRAGSVPPIPGVAVTVVSHIPLRRVAAGHIRLAADRPRTYARYIAWALRNLRSGLPWTLYAPAIVLDASLSIDSHSHLHTHFASRAAILARSLQLLTGASRSVTTHAADIYKTNSSLPRQLEGAVVATVTEYNRVLLKSRGFQEVHLVRCGVPVGETMPNRDSNSSPPRIVSVGRLVPKKGHAILIRAFGEVIKSWPDAELSIVGDGPQRQELEGLIDELGLSHQVKLLGSMPSKEVAIQMGLANIFALACVVDSTGDADGLPVAFLEAGASALPIVGCLVSGVGEFLSEETSWLAESGSVRDLADKLCAAISDPLASRERAHSAWQLVGREFSIESQIAGLRNVIESATAVRQQ; encoded by the coding sequence ATGATTCCAGCGGCCAGAACTCAAAACTTGATCTATGTAATGAACGAATTCCCAGTGCGCAGCCACACATTCGTTACAAACGAGCTGCTCGCGCTGCAAGCGAATGGGATGCGGGTGCAGGTGGTCGCAAGTCGGGCTGGTAGTGTTCCGCCGATCCCTGGTGTTGCTGTGACCGTTGTGTCTCACATCCCTCTCCGTCGAGTAGCGGCTGGGCATATCCGGTTAGCCGCAGACCGTCCGCGGACTTATGCCCGATACATCGCCTGGGCTCTGCGAAACCTTCGAAGTGGCTTGCCCTGGACGTTGTACGCGCCGGCGATCGTGCTGGATGCAAGTCTCTCCATCGACTCTCACAGTCATCTTCACACGCACTTCGCATCACGTGCCGCCATCTTGGCGCGCAGCCTCCAACTATTGACCGGCGCAAGTCGGTCAGTCACGACGCACGCCGCGGATATATACAAGACCAATTCGTCGCTTCCTCGCCAGTTAGAAGGCGCGGTCGTGGCTACGGTAACGGAATACAACAGAGTACTTCTCAAGAGCCGAGGGTTTCAGGAAGTACATCTTGTTCGATGTGGGGTCCCCGTAGGCGAGACAATGCCAAATAGAGACAGTAATTCATCCCCACCACGAATAGTCTCTGTGGGTCGCCTAGTGCCGAAGAAAGGTCATGCGATATTAATCAGAGCCTTCGGCGAGGTCATCAAATCCTGGCCGGATGCAGAGCTATCCATTGTCGGAGACGGCCCTCAACGGCAAGAGCTCGAAGGACTGATTGACGAGCTAGGGCTGAGCCATCAGGTGAAGCTCTTGGGGTCTATGCCCTCCAAGGAAGTCGCAATCCAGATGGGGCTTGCCAACATTTTCGCCCTTGCTTGCGTTGTCGACTCAACCGGCGATGCCGACGGACTCCCGGTCGCCTTTCTCGAGGCGGGCGCATCCGCATTACCCATCGTTGGATGTCTGGTCAGCGGTGTGGGTGAGTTCTTGTCTGAGGAGACCTCGTGGCTAGCGGAGAGTGGAAGCGTTAGAGATCTGGCCGACAAGTTATGTGCCGCAATCTCTGATCCTCTTGCGTCCCGAGAACGAGCACATAGCGCATGGCAGCTCGTCGGACGAGAGTTCAGTATCGAAAGCCAGATAGCCGGCCTCCGTAATGTCATCGAATCCGCGACGGCGGTTCGACAGCAGTGA
- a CDS encoding glycosyltransferase family 2 protein — protein MVIPTTNRPTLGRAVASALAQTGIDLEVLVVMNGSGPSPRFDDPRVRVLRSDPIGRGNLARQTGIDEAQHDLIALLDDDDWWDPRKTELQIQAAEALGLGTDDKWLSITATYRVFDGTPATVVWPTRPFGEITDVAHYLFRRTRARTSGQTVQSSTFLAPRSFAATNRFDPSIIIHQDWAWAIRAVATNNAKLVPLSAPLAYRDVSTSSSMTSQSRWRDSYEWGQTLLSSYPRPLIGDFNLTVPLPLAASEKDWRGVFWILSRSIGRRSPSFWASVSAIKAIAVHFARPARLEPQG, from the coding sequence GTGGTAATTCCCACAACAAACCGGCCTACACTGGGGCGCGCGGTTGCAAGCGCTCTTGCCCAGACGGGGATTGACCTAGAAGTCTTGGTCGTCATGAACGGCTCCGGACCATCCCCAAGATTCGATGATCCCCGTGTGCGAGTGCTGCGCAGCGATCCGATTGGCCGAGGAAATCTTGCCCGGCAAACCGGTATCGACGAAGCTCAGCACGATCTCATTGCTCTTCTGGACGATGACGACTGGTGGGACCCTCGCAAGACTGAACTTCAAATTCAAGCAGCCGAGGCATTGGGCCTCGGAACCGATGACAAATGGTTGTCTATCACTGCGACATACCGCGTCTTCGATGGAACACCCGCTACGGTCGTCTGGCCAACGAGACCATTCGGAGAAATTACAGATGTGGCGCACTACCTCTTTAGGAGGACACGCGCGCGGACGTCTGGTCAGACTGTCCAATCGTCAACGTTCTTAGCTCCTAGGTCCTTTGCAGCGACCAATAGATTTGATCCGTCCATAATCATTCATCAGGACTGGGCATGGGCAATTAGGGCAGTAGCCACAAACAACGCCAAGCTGGTGCCTCTGTCCGCCCCGCTTGCTTACCGGGATGTGTCTACGTCGTCCAGCATGACAAGTCAATCTCGCTGGCGTGACAGTTATGAGTGGGGACAGACGCTTCTCTCCTCTTACCCACGACCTCTTATCGGAGATTTCAACTTGACCGTCCCTCTTCCTCTCGCTGCTTCCGAAAAGGACTGGCGCGGAGTTTTCTGGATACTTTCTCGGAGCATAGGGAGACGATCCCCCTCCTTTTGGGCCTCTGTCAGCGCCATCAAAGCTATCGCCGTACATTTTGCTCGCCCGGCCAGATTGGAGCCGCAAGGATGA
- a CDS encoding glycosyltransferase, translating into MKILRTVPLVSASGRYGGPSDSSIAQARLLSLDGNDVTLAAGFFIGDKPDYPRDQVTYRLFPVKSLFPAPGFTTVGSVGGVRALLHEVRAAEIIHVTYSREFLPLATVVLALMMRKPLVLQPHGMLTARTGRLHHIVDTVTRPLFRRASAVIALTSQEADALSRWVGTGMPECFHVGNPRIDEAPTNQTGSSQENEALFLARLEPRKRLVDFAEAAVLAEASGSLTSYRIVGPDQGDLQNIEGILNSAALLAYEGAVPASEVAGRLSSTGVFVLPSFQEPWGNVLVLALSMGIPVVVTRSAALATVIELYGAGKIVDDGAPSQIAAAVSALLDEPEAYKQASRAALSLSSDLFDDSAIREELGRAYAFAINTAKKHQRP; encoded by the coding sequence ATGAAGATACTTCGAACCGTGCCGCTGGTAAGTGCGAGCGGTCGATATGGTGGCCCCTCAGACTCGTCAATCGCCCAGGCTCGTCTTCTGTCTCTCGACGGCAACGACGTGACTCTGGCGGCAGGGTTCTTCATTGGAGACAAACCGGACTATCCCCGGGATCAAGTGACGTATCGCCTCTTTCCGGTCAAATCTTTGTTTCCCGCTCCAGGATTCACCACGGTAGGTTCCGTGGGCGGAGTTCGCGCGCTTCTTCATGAAGTCAGGGCGGCGGAGATCATCCATGTGACCTACAGCAGGGAGTTCCTCCCCCTCGCAACTGTTGTGCTGGCGCTAATGATGCGTAAGCCTCTCGTCCTCCAGCCACATGGCATGCTGACTGCCAGGACTGGTCGACTACACCACATTGTCGACACCGTCACGCGGCCTTTGTTTAGGCGAGCTAGCGCCGTAATCGCGCTCACGTCCCAAGAAGCTGATGCCTTAAGCCGCTGGGTAGGCACTGGTATGCCCGAGTGCTTCCATGTCGGCAATCCACGAATCGATGAGGCACCTACCAACCAAACTGGTTCTTCTCAAGAAAACGAAGCGCTGTTCCTGGCCAGGCTTGAGCCACGCAAAAGGTTGGTTGACTTCGCCGAAGCGGCCGTCCTCGCGGAAGCATCAGGATCTCTCACCTCGTATCGCATCGTTGGCCCGGATCAGGGGGATCTTCAAAACATCGAGGGGATTCTCAACAGTGCGGCGCTCCTCGCATACGAAGGCGCCGTTCCAGCGTCGGAAGTGGCTGGACGGCTAAGTTCCACAGGAGTGTTCGTCTTACCCTCATTTCAGGAACCGTGGGGAAATGTCTTGGTACTCGCGTTGTCTATGGGGATTCCGGTTGTCGTCACGCGTTCCGCAGCCCTGGCAACTGTTATCGAACTTTACGGAGCAGGGAAGATCGTCGACGATGGAGCTCCGTCGCAGATAGCAGCGGCAGTCAGCGCCCTGCTAGATGAGCCAGAGGCTTACAAACAGGCCTCTCGTGCGGCTCTCTCTCTAAGCTCCGATCTCTTTGACGACTCGGCAATCCGGGAGGAACTCGGTCGCGCGTACGCCTTTGCGATCAACACAGCAAAAAAACATCAGCGACCGTAA
- a CDS encoding glycosyltransferase family 4 protein, with amino-acid sequence MTSVDEDNPLAGLGGRPSIRVLVIGLNFAPEVTGISPYTSSLVGGLAQHGMTVRALTAHPHYPEWKIHDGYGRWTSSEVINAVPVTRLRHYVPANPGGVNRLVSELSFGVRVFFARWGSPDVIVMVSPALFSTAVAMVRARLSPKRPLVNVWVQDIYSLGITETGMGDGPVAKLITWIEKVTLKAAAGVVVIHDRFGQHLSRNLGVRPERIEVVRNWTHLDATGATDVAETRARYGWSDIETVVLHAGNMGVKQGLENVVDAARLADEQGSPVRFVLLGNGSQREELQALGAGVSRLQFVGSLDDTDFQDALASADVLLVNEKPGVSEMAVPSKLTSYFNAARPVIGATDPEGLTASEIDAASAGRIVLAGDPQALLDSALVLGGDPELARSLGENGFRYRLEVLSERAAIDKFASWLRALAKPARRR; translated from the coding sequence TTGACAAGTGTCGACGAGGATAACCCGCTAGCCGGTTTAGGCGGTCGTCCTTCGATCCGCGTGCTCGTAATCGGGCTGAACTTCGCGCCAGAGGTCACCGGCATTTCGCCCTACACCAGTTCTCTCGTGGGTGGCCTGGCGCAGCATGGTATGACCGTGCGCGCATTGACAGCTCATCCGCATTATCCGGAGTGGAAGATCCATGATGGCTACGGTCGATGGACCAGTTCAGAGGTCATCAACGCCGTACCGGTCACGAGGTTGCGCCATTACGTGCCCGCCAACCCGGGGGGAGTGAACCGGCTCGTGTCGGAGCTTTCCTTCGGTGTCCGCGTGTTCTTCGCTCGATGGGGCAGCCCTGATGTGATCGTGATGGTCTCGCCTGCTCTCTTCTCGACCGCTGTTGCCATGGTGCGTGCCCGGCTGAGCCCGAAACGGCCTCTGGTGAACGTATGGGTGCAGGACATTTACAGCCTCGGGATCACCGAAACGGGCATGGGTGACGGACCGGTGGCCAAACTAATCACCTGGATTGAGAAGGTCACGCTCAAGGCCGCGGCCGGGGTTGTGGTTATCCACGACAGATTCGGCCAACACCTCAGCCGCAACCTCGGCGTCCGCCCTGAGCGCATCGAGGTCGTGCGGAACTGGACGCACTTGGACGCCACGGGTGCCACCGATGTCGCGGAGACCAGGGCCCGTTATGGATGGTCCGACATTGAGACTGTGGTTCTGCACGCCGGCAACATGGGTGTGAAACAGGGCCTGGAAAACGTGGTTGACGCCGCGCGTCTCGCCGACGAGCAAGGCAGTCCTGTGCGATTCGTGCTGCTGGGAAACGGCAGCCAACGAGAGGAACTGCAGGCACTTGGGGCGGGCGTGAGCCGACTGCAGTTCGTTGGTTCGCTCGACGACACAGACTTCCAGGACGCCCTCGCTTCGGCGGACGTGCTGCTGGTGAATGAAAAGCCGGGCGTATCTGAGATGGCCGTGCCCAGCAAGCTCACTTCCTACTTCAACGCCGCGAGGCCGGTAATCGGTGCCACAGATCCCGAGGGGCTCACCGCCAGCGAGATCGACGCCGCTTCCGCCGGCCGGATCGTGCTCGCCGGTGATCCGCAGGCGCTTCTGGACTCCGCCCTTGTGCTGGGGGGTGACCCCGAACTCGCCCGCAGCCTGGGAGAGAACGGATTCCGCTACCGCTTGGAAGTGTTGAGCGAAAGAGCCGCTATCGACAAATTCGCGAGTTGGCTTCGCGCGCTGGCGAAGCCCGCCAGACGCCGTTGA
- the gmd gene encoding GDP-mannose 4,6-dehydratase, with amino-acid sequence MTKRALITGITGQDGSYLAELLLAKGYEVHGLIRRASTFNTSRIDHLYVDPHDPQAKLFLHYGDLSDGSRLVTLLAEIQPDEVYNLAAQSHVRVSFDEPEHTGDTTGMGTIRLLEAVRMSGITTRFYQASSSEMFGATPPPQNEETPFYPRSPYGAAKVYSYWVTKNYREAYDMFAVNGILFNHESPRRGETFVTRKITRAVAAIKAGTQDHVYLGNLDSIRDWGYAAEYVEGMWRMLQADEPDDFVLATGGNFTVRDFVETSFSHAGLNWEEHVKFDERYLRPTEVDALVGDASKAQDKLGWKAEVDTAELARIMVDADIAALEHSGRPWIDEVKLTSWGTK; translated from the coding sequence TTGACTAAGCGCGCGCTTATTACCGGTATTACTGGCCAGGATGGTTCTTATTTGGCTGAGTTGTTGCTCGCTAAGGGGTACGAGGTTCATGGTTTGATTCGTCGTGCGTCGACGTTTAATACGTCGCGGATTGATCACCTGTATGTGGACCCGCATGACCCCCAGGCGAAGTTGTTCTTGCACTATGGCGACCTGTCCGACGGCTCCCGCCTGGTGACCCTGCTGGCCGAGATTCAGCCGGACGAGGTCTACAACTTGGCCGCGCAGTCACACGTGCGAGTGTCCTTCGACGAGCCCGAGCACACCGGTGACACCACCGGCATGGGTACCATCCGTCTGCTGGAAGCCGTGCGGATGTCGGGCATCACGACCCGGTTCTACCAGGCGTCTAGTTCGGAAATGTTCGGCGCGACGCCGCCGCCGCAGAACGAGGAGACCCCGTTCTACCCGCGGTCCCCGTACGGCGCCGCGAAGGTCTACTCCTACTGGGTGACGAAGAACTACCGCGAGGCGTATGACATGTTCGCCGTGAACGGGATCCTGTTCAACCACGAGTCCCCGCGCCGTGGTGAGACCTTCGTGACCCGCAAGATCACCCGCGCCGTCGCAGCGATCAAGGCGGGCACCCAGGATCACGTGTACCTGGGCAACCTGGACTCGATCCGCGACTGGGGTTACGCCGCGGAGTATGTCGAGGGCATGTGGCGGATGCTGCAGGCCGACGAACCGGATGACTTCGTCCTCGCCACCGGCGGTAACTTCACCGTGCGGGACTTCGTGGAAACGTCCTTCAGTCACGCCGGGTTGAACTGGGAAGAGCACGTCAAGTTCGACGAACGCTACCTCCGCCCCACCGAGGTCGACGCTCTCGTCGGCGATGCATCCAAGGCGCAGGACAAGCTGGGCTGGAAGGCCGAGGTCGACACCGCCGAGCTGGCCCGCATCATGGTCGACGCCGACATCGCCGCGCTCGAGCACTCGGGTCGGCCGTGGATCGACGAGGTCAAGCTGACCAGCTGGGGAACCAAGTAA
- a CDS encoding GDP-L-fucose synthase family protein, translating to MTTTDTRDQVAFTPAALDRDARFYVAGHRGLVGSAIWRRLEAEGFTDLVGRSSAELDLKDRDAVFAFFKETTPKYVVLAAAKVGGILANSTYPVDFLSDNLRIQVNVLDAALKYGVERLLFLGSSCIYPRLAPQPIHEDTLLTGHLEPTNDAYAIAKIAGILQIQAVRRQYGLPWISAMPTNLYGPGDNFSPKGSHVLPALIRRYDEAAASGAASVTNWGTGTPRREFLHVDDMAEACLHLMEHYDGPEQVNVGTGSDVTIKDIAETIARVVGFTGTTEWDTDKPDGTPQKLLDVSKLAQAGWTAKIGLEEGLRSTVQWYREHANSLRE from the coding sequence ATGACGACGACCGACACTCGCGACCAGGTCGCGTTCACTCCGGCGGCTTTGGACCGGGATGCCCGGTTCTACGTCGCCGGGCACCGGGGCCTGGTTGGCTCCGCGATCTGGCGGCGCCTGGAAGCGGAAGGCTTCACCGACCTCGTCGGTCGCAGCTCCGCCGAGCTGGACCTGAAGGACCGCGACGCGGTGTTCGCCTTCTTCAAAGAGACCACACCGAAGTATGTGGTGTTGGCGGCGGCGAAGGTCGGTGGGATCCTGGCCAACAGTACCTACCCGGTGGACTTCCTCAGCGACAACCTCCGCATCCAGGTCAACGTCCTCGACGCCGCCCTGAAGTACGGGGTGGAACGGTTGTTGTTCCTGGGCTCCTCGTGTATTTACCCGCGCCTGGCCCCGCAGCCGATCCACGAGGACACCCTCCTCACCGGGCACCTCGAGCCGACCAACGACGCGTACGCGATCGCGAAGATCGCCGGGATCCTGCAGATCCAGGCGGTCCGCCGCCAGTACGGGTTGCCGTGGATCTCCGCGATGCCGACCAACCTGTACGGGCCCGGCGATAACTTCTCGCCGAAGGGCTCGCACGTGTTGCCGGCGCTGATCCGCCGCTACGACGAAGCCGCCGCGTCCGGTGCGGCCAGCGTCACGAACTGGGGCACCGGCACACCACGCCGGGAGTTCCTGCACGTGGACGATATGGCCGAAGCCTGCCTGCACCTGATGGAACACTACGACGGTCCGGAACAGGTCAACGTCGGCACCGGCAGCGACGTCACCATCAAGGACATCGCCGAGACCATCGCCCGCGTTGTCGGCTTCACCGGCACCACCGAGTGGGACACCGACAAGCCCGACGGCACCCCGCAGAAACTCCTCGACGTCAGCAAACTCGCCCAAGCCGGCTGGACCGCCAAGATCGGACTCGAAGAAGGACTGCGCAGCACCGTCCAGTGGTACCGCGAACACGCCAACAGCCTGCGCGAGTAG
- a CDS encoding DUF4012 domain-containing protein: MALVVIVVGLVAWVGVRAGLARAELEAAIPLAGDMQRQVVAGEGDAARLTGEKLTERAASAAVLTSDPVWRAFEVVPALGPNLAVVRQLAGAINDLAQDGIAPLAQVAGQISVDDFRPVDGTVDVQPLLAAQPAVSQALTAMRTAQTQVAEIDGDGTIDQVAEAVVRLSTAVNAAEPALDAVDKAVRVVPNMLGASGPRNYLVLVQNPAELRSTGGIMGAVALVHTEAGSIQLTQQASGASFPRHPESVLELPTDTRNLYGAITGQYMLNVGLTPRFPLSAALAKEMWRLQYGLEVDGVLSIDPVALSYILAATGPIALPSGDSLTSDNAVSLLLTDVYQRFEAPKEQDDFFAAAAASVFSAVAGGDADPVALIEALAKAGAEHRVLVWSAADAEQAVLDNTTLAGGLPASDADTERFGLYLNDATGAKMDTYLDVSTSVGQVTCRNDKRPNFGVEVTLTNTAHSDAGKALPKYVTGGTQFGVSPGNVKTIVSGYASPEVQNLGLTRDGQAAPYLPASDEGFQVSALTVELAPGQSTVIRYNWLGTAPFDGDLELQMTPVIHRNETKKLDMTC; this comes from the coding sequence TTGGCCCTCGTCGTGATCGTCGTGGGACTCGTCGCGTGGGTGGGGGTGCGCGCGGGACTTGCGCGGGCTGAGCTTGAGGCTGCGATTCCCCTGGCAGGCGACATGCAACGTCAGGTAGTGGCGGGAGAAGGCGACGCGGCACGGCTCACCGGCGAAAAGCTAACCGAACGGGCCGCGTCTGCCGCCGTGCTAACCAGTGATCCTGTGTGGAGGGCGTTTGAGGTGGTCCCTGCACTTGGGCCCAACCTCGCAGTCGTTCGCCAACTGGCCGGCGCGATCAACGATCTTGCCCAAGACGGCATCGCTCCACTCGCCCAAGTTGCGGGCCAGATCTCTGTCGACGATTTTCGCCCGGTAGACGGCACTGTCGACGTTCAGCCCCTCCTGGCGGCTCAGCCCGCCGTATCGCAGGCACTGACCGCGATGCGTACCGCTCAAACGCAGGTCGCTGAAATTGATGGCGACGGCACCATCGATCAAGTCGCCGAAGCTGTCGTGCGCTTGAGCACTGCTGTTAATGCGGCCGAGCCGGCTCTCGATGCAGTCGACAAGGCAGTTCGGGTGGTGCCGAATATGTTGGGCGCCAGCGGCCCACGCAATTACCTGGTGCTCGTCCAAAACCCGGCCGAATTGCGTTCGACCGGCGGCATCATGGGAGCTGTAGCGCTGGTCCACACGGAGGCCGGATCGATTCAACTAACTCAGCAAGCCTCAGGCGCTAGTTTCCCGCGACATCCGGAGTCTGTGCTCGAGTTGCCCACCGACACCCGCAATCTGTATGGGGCGATAACCGGCCAGTACATGTTGAACGTCGGACTTACCCCAAGATTTCCGCTCTCGGCGGCCTTGGCGAAGGAGATGTGGCGGCTTCAATATGGACTCGAGGTTGACGGTGTTCTGTCCATCGACCCTGTTGCGCTCAGCTACATCCTTGCCGCGACAGGCCCTATCGCTCTGCCGTCGGGCGATTCGCTGACGTCCGACAATGCCGTAAGTCTGCTACTTACCGACGTCTATCAGCGTTTCGAGGCGCCGAAGGAACAGGATGATTTCTTTGCGGCGGCGGCGGCTTCGGTGTTCTCGGCTGTAGCAGGAGGCGACGCAGACCCTGTCGCTCTGATCGAAGCACTCGCCAAGGCGGGGGCCGAACATCGGGTCTTGGTGTGGAGCGCAGCGGACGCAGAGCAGGCGGTCCTTGACAACACCACTCTCGCCGGCGGCCTCCCAGCGAGCGATGCGGATACCGAGCGGTTCGGTCTCTATCTGAACGATGCGACCGGGGCGAAGATGGACACCTACCTGGATGTGTCAACGAGCGTGGGACAGGTGACCTGCCGAAACGACAAACGCCCAAATTTCGGAGTCGAGGTGACCCTCACCAACACGGCACATAGCGACGCCGGGAAGGCATTGCCGAAATATGTCACTGGTGGAACCCAGTTTGGCGTTTCACCGGGCAATGTGAAAACCATTGTGTCCGGGTACGCCTCACCGGAAGTGCAGAACCTGGGTTTGACTCGAGACGGCCAAGCGGCGCCGTATCTGCCCGCTAGTGATGAGGGATTCCAGGTGAGTGCACTGACCGTGGAACTTGCGCCCGGGCAGAGCACAGTGATCCGTTACAACTGGCTGGGGACCGCTCCGTTCGACGGCGACTTGGAACTGCAAATGACACCCGTAATTCACAGAAATGAAACAAAGAAACTGGATATGACCTGTTAA
- a CDS encoding UDP-glucose dehydrogenase family protein, translating into MKISVIGCGYLGAVHASAMAELGHEVVGIDVDPAKIEALSNGRTPFFEPGLPEVLTSAMASGRLRFSTDIADAAGAAVHFVAVGTPQKKGSYAADLTYVDAAVDALLPHLSAGDLIVGKSTVPVGTAARLAAVVAASGTGAALAWNPEFLREGFAVQDTIAPDRLVYGVPAGEAGERAVAQLNEVYASAIATQTPLVVTDYATAELVKVAANAFLATKISFINAMAEIAEVSGADVTQLADAIGYDTRIGRRFLNAGVGFGGGCLPKDIRAFTARAEELGRGESVAFLKEVDSINLRRRQRVVDLTVAALDRPVYNAKVAVLGLSFKPHSDDVRDSPALDVAVQLRGLGADVVASDPQAIENSRARHPQLSYETDIETTLRGASAVVLVTEWPEFKDIDPVWAATLVETPTIVDGRNTLDAVKWRAAGWTYYGLGRP; encoded by the coding sequence GTGAAGATTTCTGTCATCGGCTGTGGCTACCTCGGCGCCGTGCACGCATCGGCCATGGCCGAGCTCGGCCATGAGGTTGTAGGCATTGACGTCGACCCGGCCAAGATCGAGGCTCTCTCGAACGGCCGAACCCCGTTCTTTGAGCCGGGTCTGCCGGAGGTGCTGACCTCGGCGATGGCCTCGGGCCGGTTGCGGTTCAGCACGGATATCGCGGATGCTGCCGGTGCTGCGGTGCACTTCGTGGCCGTGGGCACCCCGCAGAAGAAGGGCAGCTACGCCGCTGACCTCACCTACGTCGATGCAGCGGTCGATGCGTTACTCCCGCACCTCAGCGCCGGCGATCTCATCGTGGGGAAGAGCACCGTGCCCGTGGGCACGGCCGCACGTCTCGCGGCTGTGGTGGCAGCCTCGGGAACGGGTGCCGCTCTCGCCTGGAACCCTGAGTTCCTGCGTGAAGGCTTCGCAGTGCAGGACACCATCGCACCTGACCGCCTTGTCTACGGCGTTCCCGCCGGAGAAGCTGGCGAGCGGGCCGTCGCACAGCTGAACGAGGTCTACGCGTCCGCCATCGCGACCCAGACACCGCTCGTGGTCACCGACTACGCCACCGCAGAACTGGTCAAGGTGGCCGCGAACGCCTTCCTCGCCACCAAGATCAGCTTCATCAACGCCATGGCCGAGATCGCGGAGGTCTCCGGCGCCGACGTCACACAGCTCGCGGACGCCATCGGCTACGACACCAGAATCGGCCGCCGATTCCTGAACGCCGGCGTCGGCTTCGGTGGCGGCTGCCTGCCCAAGGACATCCGTGCTTTCACCGCTCGCGCCGAAGAGCTCGGCCGCGGCGAGTCCGTCGCCTTCCTCAAAGAGGTCGACTCGATCAACCTGCGTCGCCGGCAGCGGGTCGTCGACCTCACCGTGGCGGCCCTTGACCGCCCGGTGTACAACGCGAAGGTCGCCGTACTCGGCCTGAGCTTCAAGCCGCACTCCGACGACGTGCGCGACTCGCCGGCCCTCGACGTCGCTGTGCAGCTGCGCGGTCTCGGTGCTGATGTCGTCGCATCAGACCCTCAGGCGATCGAGAATTCTCGCGCCCGCCACCCGCAGCTGAGCTACGAGACCGACATCGAAACCACCCTCCGTGGCGCCTCCGCAGTCGTGCTGGTGACCGAATGGCCCGAGTTCAAGGACATTGACCCGGTTTGGGCTGCCACACTGGTAGAAACTCCCACCATCGTGGACGGGCGAAACACGCTCGACGCCGTCAAATGGCGTGCCGCCGGGTGGACTTACTACGGATTGGGCCGTCCCTAA
- a CDS encoding HAD-IIB family hydrolase gives MATQHPRLVAFDLDDTLAPSKSPIDPRMAELLVRLLGVAEVCVISGGQFAQFTMQVIDNLVDVDAVTLTRLHLMPTCGTQYYRSEEGTWVQVYAENLTDDQKQRALAAVETTARELGYWETKTWGPILEDRGSQITFSALGQAAPVAAKTQWDADGVKKTALREAVQSLLPDLEVRSGGSTSVDITRRGIDKAYGMTRLAELTGIPLDDMLFVGDRLDENGNDYPVKALGVDCVAVEGWEDTAAFLETLIPVLQTVSR, from the coding sequence ATGGCAACACAGCACCCCCGTTTGGTCGCCTTCGACCTCGATGACACCCTCGCACCTTCTAAGTCACCGATCGATCCGCGCATGGCGGAGCTGCTCGTGCGGCTGCTCGGAGTGGCCGAGGTCTGCGTGATCTCGGGTGGCCAGTTCGCCCAGTTCACCATGCAGGTCATCGACAACCTGGTGGATGTCGACGCGGTCACCCTCACCCGTCTGCACCTGATGCCCACCTGTGGCACGCAGTACTACCGCAGCGAGGAAGGCACTTGGGTGCAGGTCTATGCCGAGAACCTCACTGACGATCAGAAGCAGCGCGCGCTGGCTGCGGTCGAGACCACAGCACGGGAGCTGGGTTACTGGGAGACAAAGACCTGGGGGCCGATCCTCGAGGACCGTGGATCACAGATCACCTTCTCGGCGCTCGGTCAGGCTGCGCCCGTCGCAGCAAAGACTCAGTGGGACGCCGATGGCGTCAAGAAGACGGCACTGCGCGAGGCCGTGCAGAGCCTGCTGCCTGACCTCGAGGTGCGCTCCGGTGGCTCCACCTCGGTGGACATTACCCGACGCGGCATCGACAAGGCTTACGGCATGACCCGGCTGGCGGAGCTCACCGGGATCCCGCTCGACGACATGCTGTTCGTCGGCGACCGGCTCGATGAGAACGGCAACGACTACCCAGTGAAGGCGTTGGGGGTCGACTGTGTGGCCGTTGAAGGCTGGGAAGACACCGCCGCGTTCTTGGAGACGCTCATTCCGGTTCTGCAGACCGTTTCACGCTAG